A stretch of the Zeugodacus cucurbitae isolate PBARC_wt_2022May chromosome 6, idZeuCucr1.2, whole genome shotgun sequence genome encodes the following:
- the LOC105218475 gene encoding cholinephosphotransferase 1 isoform X4 translates to MSSITYKERVLSAQQLKRLSEHKYSCTSSSLLDPWLQPWWNWLVSMTPLWLAPNLITIIGLIVNIVTTLILVSYSPDGKSAPPGWASLLCAFGLFVYQSLDSIDGKQARRTNTSSPLGELFDHGCDSISTVFVALSACISCQLGQYPNWLFFQCFCAIGLFYCAHWQTYVSGTLRFGKIDVTEAQFTIMAIHIISAVFGADVWQARGTSVLSPSIPLTMVILPALIIAQKSPQNIFTEHSALYILAFGMVAAKVTNKLVIAHMTKAEMEYLDWSQLGPALLFFNQYFNCVLPEIWLLWFSLFWGTQDLIRYCSKVCLEICSHLHINLFTIPYPGKNAPQTVSQGTSAPTTSMSMSATAAAGGASASAAATHDKNGGTHHRKTTRQASKKQQQH, encoded by the exons ATGTCATCAATCACATATAAGGAGCGTGTACTCAGCGCTCAACAGCTGAAAAGATTGTCGGAACACAAATACTCCTGCACAAGCAGCAGTCTGCTGGACCCATGGCTACAGCCTTGGTGGAATTGGCTTGTCTCAATGACGCCACTTTGGTTAGCGCCCAATCTCATTACAATCATTGGACTGATTGTCAACATTGTGACAACATTAATATTAGTATC CTACAGTCCCGATGGCAAATCGGCACCACCCGGCTGGGCTAGTTTGCTGTGCGCATTCGGGCTTTTTGTTTATCAGAGTTTGGACTCGATTGACGGCAAGCAGGCGCGTCGCACAAATACCTCATCACCGCTGGGTGAACTCTTCGATCATGGCTGCGATTCCATATCGACAGTTTTCGTCGCGCTATCGGCGTGTATATCCTGTCAACTGGGACAATACCCGAATTGGTTGTTCTTTCAG TGTTTCTGTGCCATTGGTCTGTTCTATTGCGCCCATTGGCAGACGTACGTTTCGGGCACTTTGCGTTTCGGCAAAATCGATGTGACCGAAGCGCAATTCACCATCATGGCTATACATATTATATCGGCGGTGTTCGGTGCGGATGTGTGGCAAGCGCGG GGTACCAGCGTGCTTTCGCCCAGCATACCGCTGACAATGGTCATACTGCCCGCTTTAATAATTGCACAAAAATCgccacaaaatattttcaccGAACATTCAGCGTTGTATATCCTCGCTTTTGGCATGGTCGCCGCCAAGGTGACCAACAAGTTGGTG attGCACACATGACCAAGGCTGAGATGGAGTATTTGGATTGGTCACAATTGGGCCCTGCCTTGCTCTTCTTCAATCAATACTTCAATTGTGTGTTGCCGGAAATTTGGCTGTTGTGGTTCTCACTCTTCTGGGGCACACAGGATCTCATACGCTACTGCTCCaaa GTGTGTTTGGAGATTTGCAGTCACCTTCACATTAATCTCTTCACAATCCCATATCCGGGCAAAAATGCACCACAAACCGTTAGCCAAGGCACCAGTGCGCCCACGACCAGCATGAGTATGAGCGCCACAGCGGCAGCTGGTGGTGCGAGTGCGTCCGCGGCGGCGACGCACGACAAGAATGGCGGCACACATCATCGAAAGACGACGCGGCAGGCTAGCAAAAAGCAGCAACAGCACTAg
- the LOC105218475 gene encoding cholinephosphotransferase 1 isoform X1 has translation MSSITYKERVLSAQQLKRLSEHKYSCTSSSLLDPWLQPWWNWLVSMTPLWLAPNLITIIGLIVNIVTTLILVSYSPDGKSAPPGWASLLCAFGLFVYQSLDSIDGKQARRTNTSSPLGELFDHGCDSISTVFVALSACISCQLGQYPNWLFFQCFCAIGLFYCAHWQTYVSGTLRFGKIDVTEAQFTIMAIHIISAVFGADVWQARLPLIGCEARVLSLYLILGMYILFVCRYARVIMTEGCGKNGSSVAGTSVLSPSIPLTMVILPALIIAQKSPQNIFTEHSALYILAFGMVAAKVTNKLVIAHMTKAEMEYLDWSQLGPALLFFNQYFNCVLPEIWLLWFSLFWGTQDLIRYCSKVCLEICSHLHINLFTIPYPGKNAPQTVSQGTSAPTTSMSMSATAAAGGASASAAATHDKNGGTHHRKTTRQASKKQQQH, from the exons ATGTCATCAATCACATATAAGGAGCGTGTACTCAGCGCTCAACAGCTGAAAAGATTGTCGGAACACAAATACTCCTGCACAAGCAGCAGTCTGCTGGACCCATGGCTACAGCCTTGGTGGAATTGGCTTGTCTCAATGACGCCACTTTGGTTAGCGCCCAATCTCATTACAATCATTGGACTGATTGTCAACATTGTGACAACATTAATATTAGTATC CTACAGTCCCGATGGCAAATCGGCACCACCCGGCTGGGCTAGTTTGCTGTGCGCATTCGGGCTTTTTGTTTATCAGAGTTTGGACTCGATTGACGGCAAGCAGGCGCGTCGCACAAATACCTCATCACCGCTGGGTGAACTCTTCGATCATGGCTGCGATTCCATATCGACAGTTTTCGTCGCGCTATCGGCGTGTATATCCTGTCAACTGGGACAATACCCGAATTGGTTGTTCTTTCAG TGTTTCTGTGCCATTGGTCTGTTCTATTGCGCCCATTGGCAGACGTACGTTTCGGGCACTTTGCGTTTCGGCAAAATCGATGTGACCGAAGCGCAATTCACCATCATGGCTATACATATTATATCGGCGGTGTTCGGTGCGGATGTGTGGCAAGCGCGG TTACCCTTGATTGGCTGCGAAGCGCGCGTTTTATCACTTTATCTTATATTGGGCATgtacattttgtttgtttgtcgttATGCGCGGGTGATTATGACGGAAGGATGCGGCAAAAATGGATCATCCGTTGCT GGTACCAGCGTGCTTTCGCCCAGCATACCGCTGACAATGGTCATACTGCCCGCTTTAATAATTGCACAAAAATCgccacaaaatattttcaccGAACATTCAGCGTTGTATATCCTCGCTTTTGGCATGGTCGCCGCCAAGGTGACCAACAAGTTGGTG attGCACACATGACCAAGGCTGAGATGGAGTATTTGGATTGGTCACAATTGGGCCCTGCCTTGCTCTTCTTCAATCAATACTTCAATTGTGTGTTGCCGGAAATTTGGCTGTTGTGGTTCTCACTCTTCTGGGGCACACAGGATCTCATACGCTACTGCTCCaaa GTGTGTTTGGAGATTTGCAGTCACCTTCACATTAATCTCTTCACAATCCCATATCCGGGCAAAAATGCACCACAAACCGTTAGCCAAGGCACCAGTGCGCCCACGACCAGCATGAGTATGAGCGCCACAGCGGCAGCTGGTGGTGCGAGTGCGTCCGCGGCGGCGACGCACGACAAGAATGGCGGCACACATCATCGAAAGACGACGCGGCAGGCTAGCAAAAAGCAGCAACAGCACTAg
- the LOC105218475 gene encoding cholinephosphotransferase 1 isoform X2 translates to MSSITYKERVLSAQQLKRLSEHKYSCTSSSLLDPWLQPWWNWLVSMTPLWLAPNLITIIGLIVNIVTTLILVSYSPDGKSAPPGWASLLCAFGLFVYQSLDSIDGKQARRTNTSSPLGELFDHGCDSISTVFVALSACISCQLGQYPNWLFFQCFCAIGLFYCAHWQTYVSGTLRFGKIDVTEAQFTIMAIHIISAVFGADVWQARIPLIGGRWNYIILIGITLGYLANMLNFSKMFIEGGSGKNGSSVAGTSVLSPSIPLTMVILPALIIAQKSPQNIFTEHSALYILAFGMVAAKVTNKLVIAHMTKAEMEYLDWSQLGPALLFFNQYFNCVLPEIWLLWFSLFWGTQDLIRYCSKVCLEICSHLHINLFTIPYPGKNAPQTVSQGTSAPTTSMSMSATAAAGGASASAAATHDKNGGTHHRKTTRQASKKQQQH, encoded by the exons ATGTCATCAATCACATATAAGGAGCGTGTACTCAGCGCTCAACAGCTGAAAAGATTGTCGGAACACAAATACTCCTGCACAAGCAGCAGTCTGCTGGACCCATGGCTACAGCCTTGGTGGAATTGGCTTGTCTCAATGACGCCACTTTGGTTAGCGCCCAATCTCATTACAATCATTGGACTGATTGTCAACATTGTGACAACATTAATATTAGTATC CTACAGTCCCGATGGCAAATCGGCACCACCCGGCTGGGCTAGTTTGCTGTGCGCATTCGGGCTTTTTGTTTATCAGAGTTTGGACTCGATTGACGGCAAGCAGGCGCGTCGCACAAATACCTCATCACCGCTGGGTGAACTCTTCGATCATGGCTGCGATTCCATATCGACAGTTTTCGTCGCGCTATCGGCGTGTATATCCTGTCAACTGGGACAATACCCGAATTGGTTGTTCTTTCAG TGTTTCTGTGCCATTGGTCTGTTCTATTGCGCCCATTGGCAGACGTACGTTTCGGGCACTTTGCGTTTCGGCAAAATCGATGTGACCGAAGCGCAATTCACCATCATGGCTATACATATTATATCGGCGGTGTTCGGTGCGGATGTGTGGCAAGCGCGG ATTCCACTCATTGGCGGTCGTTGGAATTATATCATTTTAATCGGCATTACTTTGGGTTATCTCGCGAATATGCTCaacttttcgaaaatgtttattgAAGGCGGCAGTGGCAAAAATGGTTCCTCCGTTGCT GGTACCAGCGTGCTTTCGCCCAGCATACCGCTGACAATGGTCATACTGCCCGCTTTAATAATTGCACAAAAATCgccacaaaatattttcaccGAACATTCAGCGTTGTATATCCTCGCTTTTGGCATGGTCGCCGCCAAGGTGACCAACAAGTTGGTG attGCACACATGACCAAGGCTGAGATGGAGTATTTGGATTGGTCACAATTGGGCCCTGCCTTGCTCTTCTTCAATCAATACTTCAATTGTGTGTTGCCGGAAATTTGGCTGTTGTGGTTCTCACTCTTCTGGGGCACACAGGATCTCATACGCTACTGCTCCaaa GTGTGTTTGGAGATTTGCAGTCACCTTCACATTAATCTCTTCACAATCCCATATCCGGGCAAAAATGCACCACAAACCGTTAGCCAAGGCACCAGTGCGCCCACGACCAGCATGAGTATGAGCGCCACAGCGGCAGCTGGTGGTGCGAGTGCGTCCGCGGCGGCGACGCACGACAAGAATGGCGGCACACATCATCGAAAGACGACGCGGCAGGCTAGCAAAAAGCAGCAACAGCACTAg
- the LOC105218475 gene encoding cholinephosphotransferase 1 isoform X3: MSSITYKERVLSAQQLKRLSEHKYSCTSSSLLDPWLQPWWNWLVSMTPLWLAPNLITIIGLIVNIVTTLILVSYSPDGKSAPPGWASLLCAFGLFVYQSLDSIDGKQARRTNTSSPLGELFDHGCDSISTVFVALSACISCQLGQYPNWLFFQCFCAIGLFYCAHWQTYVSGTLRFGKIDVTEAQFTIMAIHIISAVFGADVWQARMFGNFQLWSTLSLMTLVCGIWSLWFIFSVILAGGVGKNGSTVAGTSVLSPSIPLTMVILPALIIAQKSPQNIFTEHSALYILAFGMVAAKVTNKLVIAHMTKAEMEYLDWSQLGPALLFFNQYFNCVLPEIWLLWFSLFWGTQDLIRYCSKVCLEICSHLHINLFTIPYPGKNAPQTVSQGTSAPTTSMSMSATAAAGGASASAAATHDKNGGTHHRKTTRQASKKQQQH; this comes from the exons ATGTCATCAATCACATATAAGGAGCGTGTACTCAGCGCTCAACAGCTGAAAAGATTGTCGGAACACAAATACTCCTGCACAAGCAGCAGTCTGCTGGACCCATGGCTACAGCCTTGGTGGAATTGGCTTGTCTCAATGACGCCACTTTGGTTAGCGCCCAATCTCATTACAATCATTGGACTGATTGTCAACATTGTGACAACATTAATATTAGTATC CTACAGTCCCGATGGCAAATCGGCACCACCCGGCTGGGCTAGTTTGCTGTGCGCATTCGGGCTTTTTGTTTATCAGAGTTTGGACTCGATTGACGGCAAGCAGGCGCGTCGCACAAATACCTCATCACCGCTGGGTGAACTCTTCGATCATGGCTGCGATTCCATATCGACAGTTTTCGTCGCGCTATCGGCGTGTATATCCTGTCAACTGGGACAATACCCGAATTGGTTGTTCTTTCAG TGTTTCTGTGCCATTGGTCTGTTCTATTGCGCCCATTGGCAGACGTACGTTTCGGGCACTTTGCGTTTCGGCAAAATCGATGTGACCGAAGCGCAATTCACCATCATGGCTATACATATTATATCGGCGGTGTTCGGTGCGGATGTGTGGCAAGCGCGG ATGTTTGGTAATTTTCAATTGTGGTCCACCTTATCGCTAATGACCTTAGTTTGTGGTATTTGGTCATTATGGTTTATATTCTCAGTTATTTTGGCTGGCGGTGTTGGCAAGAATGGCTCCACAGTTGCA GGTACCAGCGTGCTTTCGCCCAGCATACCGCTGACAATGGTCATACTGCCCGCTTTAATAATTGCACAAAAATCgccacaaaatattttcaccGAACATTCAGCGTTGTATATCCTCGCTTTTGGCATGGTCGCCGCCAAGGTGACCAACAAGTTGGTG attGCACACATGACCAAGGCTGAGATGGAGTATTTGGATTGGTCACAATTGGGCCCTGCCTTGCTCTTCTTCAATCAATACTTCAATTGTGTGTTGCCGGAAATTTGGCTGTTGTGGTTCTCACTCTTCTGGGGCACACAGGATCTCATACGCTACTGCTCCaaa GTGTGTTTGGAGATTTGCAGTCACCTTCACATTAATCTCTTCACAATCCCATATCCGGGCAAAAATGCACCACAAACCGTTAGCCAAGGCACCAGTGCGCCCACGACCAGCATGAGTATGAGCGCCACAGCGGCAGCTGGTGGTGCGAGTGCGTCCGCGGCGGCGACGCACGACAAGAATGGCGGCACACATCATCGAAAGACGACGCGGCAGGCTAGCAAAAAGCAGCAACAGCACTAg